A single genomic interval of Pan paniscus chromosome 18, NHGRI_mPanPan1-v2.0_pri, whole genome shotgun sequence harbors:
- the LOC117976239 gene encoding putative UPF0607 protein ENSP00000381418, which produces MRLCLIPRNTGTPQRVLPPVVWSPPSRKKPVLSARNSMMFGHLRPPRIPRLRGKFNLQLRSLDEQVIPARLPKTEMRAEEPKEATEVKDQVETQGQEDNKRGPCSNGEAASTSRPLETQGNLTSSWYNPRPLEGNVHLKSLTENNQTDKAQVHAVSFYSKGHGVASSHSPAGGILPFGKPDPLPTVLPAPVPGCSLWPEKGALKVLGKDHLPSSPGLLMVGEDMQPKDPAALGPSRSSPPRAAGHSSRKRKLSGPPLQLRPTPPLQLRWDRDEGPPPAKLPCLSPEALLVGQASQREGRLQQGNMRKNVRVPSRTSKFRRLRELLRRRQKRRQGRRGGPRL; this is translated from the coding sequence ATGAGGCTGTGTCTTATCCCTCGGAACACGGGCACCCCACAGAGGGTCCTGCCTCCTGTGGTCTGGAGCCCCCCCTCGAGGAAGAAACCTGTGCTTTCTGCTCGCAACTCCATGATGTTTGGACACCTCAGGCCCCCGAGGATCCCTCGTCTCAGAGGCAAGTTTAACCTTCAACTTCGTTCATTAGATGAGCAGGTGATCCCAGCCAGGCTCCCGAAGACGGAGATGAGGGCAGAAGAGCCCAAAGAAGCAACGGAGGTGAAAGACCAGGTAGAGACCCAGGGGCAGGAGGACAATAAAAGGGGCCCCTGTAGCAATGGGGAAGCAGCCTCCACCTCTAGGCCCCTGGAGACTCAGGGAAACCTCACTTCCTCCTGGTACAATCCCAGGCCCTTGGAGGGAAATGTCCACCTCAAGAGCCTGACAGAAAACAACCAGACTGACAAGGCCCAGGTGCATGCAGTGAGTTTCTACTCCAAGGGCCATGGAGTCGCCAGTTCACACAGCCCTGCTGGAGGCATCCTTCCCTTTGGGAAGCCTGACCCACTTCCAACAGTGCTCCCTGCCCCAGTTCCGGGCTGCTCCCTGTGGCCAGAGAAGGGGGCCTTGAAGGTGCTGGGTAAAGACCACCTGCCCAGCTCTCCAGGCTTGCTGATGGTGGGGGAGGACATGCAGCCCAAGGATCCTGCAGCTCTTGGACCAAGTAGGTCTTCTCCACCCAGAGCTGCCGGCCACAGTTCCCGCAAAAGAAAACTGTCGGGGCCACCGCTGCAGCTGCGACCGACCCCTCCCCTGCAACTGAGGTGGGATAGAGACGAGGGGCCCCCACCGGCTAAGCTTCCATGTCTATCTCCTGAGGCACTGTTGGTGGGTCAGGCTTCCCAAAGAGAAGGACGCCTCCAGCAGGGCAACATGCGTAAGAACGTGAGGGTGCCAAGTAGAACATCAAAATTCAGGAGACTAAGAGAGCTGCTTAGGAGGAGACAGAAGAGACGGCagggcaggcgtggtggcccacgcctgtaa
- the LOC134729360 gene encoding putative UPF0607 protein ENSP00000381418, producing MRLCLIPRNTGTPQRVLPPVVWSPPSRKKPVLSARNSMMFGHLRPPRIPRLRGKFNLQLRSLDEQVIPARLPKTEMRAEEPKEATEVKDQVETQGQEDNKRGPCSNGEAASTSRPLETQGNLTSSWYNPRPLEGNVHLKSLTENNQTDKAQVHAVSFYSKGHGVASSHSPAGGILPFGKPDPLPTVLPAPVPGCSLWPEKGALKVLGKDHLPSSPGLLMVGEDMQPKDPAALGPSRSSPPRAAGHSSRKRKLSGPPLQLQPTPPLQLRWDRDEGPPPAKLPCLSPEALLVGQASQREGRLQQGNMSKNVRVPSRTSKFRRLRELLRRRKKRRQGRRGGPRL from the coding sequence ATGAGGCTGTGTCTTATCCCTCGGAACACGGGCACCCCACAGAGGGTCCTGCCTCCTGTGGTCTGGAGCCCCCCCTCGAGGAAGAAACCTGTGCTTTCTGCTCGCAACTCCATGATGTTTGGACACCTCAGGCCCCCGAGGATCCCTCGTCTCAGAGGCAAGTTTAACCTTCAACTTCGTTCATTAGATGAGCAGGTGATCCCAGCCAGGCTCCCGAAGACGGAGATGAGGGCAGAAGAGCCCAAAGAAGCAACGGAGGTGAAAGACCAGGTAGAGACCCAGGGGCAGGAGGACAATAAAAGGGGCCCCTGTAGCAATGGGGAAGCAGCCTCCACCTCTAGGCCCCTGGAGACTCAGGGAAACCTCACTTCCTCCTGGTACAATCCCAGGCCCTTGGAGGGAAATGTCCACCTCAAGAGCCTGACAGAAAACAACCAGACTGACAAGGCCCAGGTGCATGCAGTGAGTTTCTACTCCAAGGGCCATGGAGTCGCCAGTTCACACAGCCCTGCTGGAGGCATCCTTCCCTTTGGGAAGCCTGACCCACTTCCAACAGTGCTCCCTGCCCCAGTTCCGGGCTGCTCCCTGTGGCCAGAGAAGGGGGCCTTGAAGGTGCTGGGTAAAGACCACCTGCCCAGCTCTCCAGGCTTGCTGATGGTGGGGGAGGACATGCAGCCCAAGGATCCTGCAGCTCTTGGACCAAGTAGGTCTTCTCCACCCAGAGCTGCCGGCCACAGTTCCCGCAAAAGAAAACTGTCGGGGCCACCGCTGCAGCTGCAACCGACCCCTCCCCTGCAACTGAGGTGGGATAGAGACGAGGGGCCCCCACCGGCTAAGCTTCCATGTCTATCTCCTGAGGCACTGTTGGTGGGTCAGGCTTCCCAAAGAGAAGGACGCCTCCAGCAGGGCAACATGAGTAAGAACGTGAGGGTGCCAAGTAGAACATCAAAATTCAGGAGACTAAGAGAGCTGcttaggaggagaaagaagagacggcagggcaggcgtggtggcccacgcctgtaa